The following proteins are co-located in the Solanum pennellii chromosome 8, SPENNV200 genome:
- the LOC107027648 gene encoding uncharacterized protein LOC107027648, whose translation MWGCNPRCSCKYRGKATNISRVKFAIYKDNYKMLNTAFPQLYWLAKWTYLMQKSEKCVHDIKVSMVKWLKPADQWLKVNTNGSALANPGRLGAGGILREKQGKVVTAFATPLGEGTNNKAEIEAAIFRLTWALKLGYRNIILELDFQLVVQWVLKKAVPQWSIITQLGRLQHLINQLQWFKDGDTNSKYFHSIIRGRRRKLFIHKIVTENGDWIQGENNIAQEACEHFNNIFTGEDKHISEHNLECIPRMVNQDQNTQLTKVPDLDELKEVVFSMNPNSAAGPDGMNGYFFQKCWNIIKNDLIEVLHAFFSGQMIPKYFSHSCIVLLPKVNNPNKLTEFRPISLSNFTSKIISKLVSNRLSPILPLLISTNQSGFVKGRSISENIMLAQEIIHQIKKPNIGSNVIIKLDMAKAYDRVSWSYICLVLRKMGFDEVFIDMIWRIMDNNWYSIIVNGKRYGFFRSTRGLKQGDPLSPALFILGAEVLSRSLNRLHNHPDYQGFIMEKRGPQVNHLSFADDIILFTSGRCKTLKLLMNTLKEYEKISGQLINGDKSHFMLHSSAFNSTRGRIKRLTGFKQKQGPITYLVCPLFVGRPRNVYFSDLINKVVSRITGWQTKQLSYGGKAILSKHVLQALPIHLLSAVTPPATIIRQIQMLIADFFWGWKNDRKKYHWSSWKNLSYPYEEGGIGMRNLQDVCKTVQFKQWWILRTKQTLWGDFLRAKYCQRSNPVSKKWDTGESLTWKHMLETRQQVEQHIHWKLQAGNCSFWWDNWLGTGPLAQHTTSSNRFNNSTVADFWENGEWRWSKLVKHAPVTHLPNILATRIPHNQHRPDQAVWKLNIHGSFSCSSAWEEIRNKKAKNNFNSLIWHKSIPFKTSFLLWRTLKGKLPTNEKLSNFGIEPSPCFCCFDRAGMNTIEHIFNLGPFAAKVWKFFAATAGLQADHSTLPTLIKQWWTAKPSNAGHQLLMQATPIFICWNLWKNRCAGKYGGKATNISRVKYAIYKDTFKMLKNTFPHIKWPASWTALIQTTERCFHNIKVCMVTWFKPPDQWIKINTDGSALTNEGKIGAGGIIRDKEGKMVMAFSTPLGEGSNNKAEIEAALFGLTWAFELGFKNILLELDSQLVVHWISNKTAPHWSFTNQLERLQHIVMQTQNFRCSHIFREANWVADALSKHSHNSTAPQVYFNSNQLPKEAQAYYQMDLMNMPSFRRKKTKMIFEPP comes from the exons ATGTGGGGATGCAATCCAAG GTGTTCCTGCAAGTATAGAGGTAAAGCAACAAACATCAGCAGAGTTAAATTTGCAATCTACAAGGACAACTACAAGATGTTGAACACTGCATTTCCTCAACTTTACTGGCTAGCCAAGTGGACATACTTAATGCAAAAGAGTGAAAAGTGTGTGCATGACATCAAAGTGAGCATGGTGAAGTGGCTTAAACCTGCAGATCAGTGGCTCAAAGTGAACACTAATGGTAGTGCACTCGCGAACCCTGGTAGGCTGGGGGCTGGGGGAATCCTGAGAGAAAAACAAGGCAAAGTGGTGACGGCTTTCGCAACACCACTTGGGGAAGGAACAAACAACAAAGCGGAAATAGAGGCAGCCATCTTTCGTTTAACTTGGGCACTTAAGCTTGGATACAGGAACATAATTTTGGAACTTGATTTTCAACTAGTAGTGCAATGGGTCCTAAAGAAGGCAGTCCCTCAATGGAGTATCATCACTCAACTTGGAAGGCTGCAACATCTTATCAATCAA CTTCAATGGTTTAAAGATGGTGACACCAACTCCAAGTATTTCCATTCCATTATAAGGGGAAGGAGGAGGAAACTATTCATTCACAAAATCGTCACAGAAAATGGGGATTGGATTCAGGGTGAGAACAATATTGCTCAGGAGGCTTGTGAGCATTTCAATAACATTTTCACAGGTGAAGACAAGCATATTAGTGAACACAATCTGGAATGCATTCCCAGAATGGTCAATCAGGATCAAAACACTCAGCTTACAAAAGTACCAGACTTGGATGAGCTTAAAGAGGTAGTATTTTCTATGAATCCTAACTCTGCAGCTGGTCCGGATGGTATGAATGggtatttctttcaaaaatgttgGAACATTATCAAGAATGATTTAATAGAAGTCCTTCATGCTTTTTTCAGTGGCCAAATGATTCCTAAGTACTTCTCTCATTCTTGTATTGTATTGCTCCCTAAGGTGAATAATCCAAACAAACTTACGGAATTTAGGCCGATAAGTCTGAGTAACTTCACTAGTAAGATCATATCTAAACTGGTAAGTAACAGACTTAGCCCTATCCTTCCGTTATTGATTTCTACTAATCAGTCTGGTTTTGTGAAAGGAAGAAGTATTTCGGAAAATATCATGCTCGCTCAGGAGATCATTCATCAAATCAAGAAACCCAACATTGGAAGTAAtgtaattattaaattagaCATGGCAAAAGCTTATGACAGGGTCTCTTGGTCATATATTTGCTTAGTTCTAAGGAAGATGGGCTTTGATGAGGTGTTCATTGATATGATCTGGAGAATCATGGACAACAATTGGTACTCTATTATTGTCAATGGcaaaaggtatggtttcttcCGCTCTACTAGAGGTCTCAAACAAGGTGATCCTCTCTCCCCGGccttatttattttaggtgccgAGGTATTATCGAGATCACTCAATAGGCTTCACAACCACCCGGATTATCAAGGTTTCATCATGGAAAAGAGGGGGCCCCAAGTGAATCACCTAAGTTTTGCGGATGACATTATTCTTTTTACTTCCGGAAGATGCAAAACCTTGAAACTCCTTATGAATACTTTAAAGGAGTATGAAAAGATTTCGGGGCAACTTATCAACGGAGATAAAAGCCATTTCATGCTACACTCTAGTGCTTTCAATAGCACTAGGGGTAGAATTAAGAGGCTGACAGGTTTTAAACAGAAGCAGGGCCCTATCACTTACCTAGTCTGCCCTTTATTTGTTGGCAGGCCTAGGAATGTTTACTTTTCTGATCTTATTAACAAAGTCGTTTCCAGAATTACAGGTTGGCAAACAAAGCAACTTAGTTATGGGGGAAAGGCTATACTCTCCAAACATGTTCTTCAGGCATTGCCTATACATCTCTTATCAGCAGTAACCCCTCCAGCTACTATCATCAGACAAATTCAAATGCTCATTGCAGATTTCTTCTGGGGGTGGAAGAACGATAGGAAAAAATACCATTGGTCCTCTTGGAAAAATCTGAGCTACCCTTATGAGGAAGGGGGGATAGGGATGAGAAATTTACAAGATGTTTGTAAAACCGTCCAATTCAAGCAATGGTGGATATTAAGAACTAAACAAACCTTGTGGGGAGATTTCTTGAGAGCTAAGTATTGTCAAAGATCAAATCCGGTGAGCAAAAAATGGGATACTGGAGAGTCTTTAACTTGGAAACATATGTTAGAGACTAGACAGCAGGTGGAGCAGCACATTCACTGGAAACTCCAAGCCGGGAATTGTTCATTTTGGTGGGATAACTGGCTTGGCACTGGACCTCTAGCTCAACATACAACCAGCAGCAACAGGTTTAATAACAGTACTGTGGCAGACTTCTGGGAAAATGGAGAATGGAGGTGGAGCAAATTGGTGAAGCATGCACCAGTAACCCACCTTCCCAACATCCTGGCTACCAGAATTCCTCACAATCAACACAGGCCGGACCAAGCAGTTTGGAAACTAAATATTCATGGCAGCTTCAGTTGCTCATCTGCGTGGGAGGAAATCAGGAACAAAAAGGCTAAGAACAATTTTAATTCCTTAATATGGCATAAATCCATTCCTTTTAAGACTTCATTTCTTTTATGGAGAACATTAAAGGGTAAACTTCCTACAAATGAAAAGTTATCTAACTTTGGCATTGAGCCATCAccttgtttttgttgttttgataGAGCAGGCATGAACACCATTGAGCACATCTTCAATTTGGGACCTTTTGCAGCTAAGGTGTGGAAGTTTTTTGCAGCAACTGCAGGGCTGCAAGCTGACCACTCCACACTGCCCACATTGATCAAACAGTGGTGGACAGCCAAGCCAAGCAATGCAGGCCACCAACTGTTGATGCAAGCAACACCAATATTTATTTGCTGGAATTTATGGAAGAACAGGTGCGCAGGCAAATACGGAGGCAAAGCAACCAACATCAGCCGCGTCAAGTATGCAATCTACAAAGACACCTTCAAGATGCTGAAAAATACTTTCCCACATATCAAGTGGCCTGCTAGTTGGACAGCCTTGATCCAAACGACTGAAAGGTGTTTCCATAACATTAAAGTGTGCATGGTAACTTGGTTCAAACCTCCAGATCAATGGATCAAGATTAATACAGATGGCAGTGCACTCACCAATGAGGGAAAGATTGGGGCTGGGGGTATCATCAGAGATAAAGAAGGCAAGATGGTGATGGCATTCTCAACACCACTTGGAGAAGGATCGAACAACAAGGCTGAGATTGAGGCTGCTCTCTTTGGACTGACTTGGGCTTTTGAACTAGGATTCAAGAACATTTTACTTGAGTTAGACTCTCAATTGGTGGTTCATTGGATTTCAAACAAAACAGCCCCACATTGGAGTTTTACCAATCAGCTTGAAAGACTCCAACATATCGTCATGCAAACTCAGAATTTCAGATGTTCCCATATTTTTAGAGAAGCAAATTGGGTAGCAGATGCACTTTCAAAGCACAGCCACAACTCAACAGCTCCCCAAGTTTACTTCAACAGCAATCAACTCCCTAAAGAAGCACAAGCCTACTATCAAATGGACTTAATGAACATGCCAAGCTTTAGAAGAAAGAAGACCAAGATGATTTTTGAGCCTCCTTGA